The following are encoded together in the Lactuca sativa cultivar Salinas chromosome 1, Lsat_Salinas_v11, whole genome shotgun sequence genome:
- the LOC111914903 gene encoding histone-lysine N-methyltransferase SUVR3 isoform X1 produces MGFFLGLNCVSKAAMSPFIGKKTWCRKSMTNNNGKKPNRIVQLSDAAPYVLPYLYPAELSAISLTCKTLHLLAKSVTAVRSSDACRNSEKLPIPFVNSAVDNHPYAYFIYTPTQVLSFSDDPPRQPWGLYPLQRRDLGLILPPTLEDGARCECERCGNDSAGCPCPCSRQNFSGLRWECGSGCICDLECSNRVSQRGISIRLKIVRSPGKGWGLHAGQFIRSGEFICEYAGELLTTKEARKRQEIYDKLKSTNKHTSALLVVREHLPSGNTCMRINIDATKIGNIARFINHSCDGGNLSTVLVRNSGALLPRVCFFASKDILKDQELTFSYGDSGLNPNGSKCFCGTSCCTGIMPSEHT; encoded by the exons ATGGGCTTCTTTCTAGGGTTAAACTGTGTAAGCAAAGCTGCAATGTCTCCTTTTATAGGAAAAAAAACCTGGTGTCGTAAATCAATGACCAACAACAATGGAAAAAAACCGAACAGGATTGTGCAACTATCCGATGCCGCTCCTTATGTCCTCCCATACCTATATCCGGCAGAGCTATCCGCCATCTCGCTAACCTGCAAGACACTACATCTCTTAGCCAAATCCGTTACCGCCGTCCGTTCATCCGACGCCTGTAGGAACTCCGAGAAGCTCCCCATTCCTTTCGTTAACTCCGCCGTGGACAATCATCCATATGCCTACTTCATCTATACTCCGACTCAAGTCCTAAGTTTCTCCGACGACCCACCCCGCCAGCCATGGGGTTTGTATCCTCTCCAACGACGAGACCTAGGTTTGATTCTTCCTCCGACGCTGGAGGATGGTGCTAGGTGTGAATGCGAGAGATGCGGTAACGATTCGGCGGGGTGTCCGTGTCCGTGCTCCAGGCAGAACTTTTCCGGGTTGAGATGGGAATGCGGGTCGGGTTGCATTTGCGATTTGGAATGTTCTAACCGAGTGTCTCAGAGAGGTATATCGATCCGATTGAAGATCGTTAGAAGTCCGGGGAAAGGTTGGGGCTTACATGCGGGTCAGTTTATTCGAAGTGGAGAATTCATTTGCGAATATGCAG GTGAACTTTTGACAACAAAAGAAGCAAGAAAGCGTCAAGAAATATATGATAAACTCAAATCCACAAACAAACACACATCAGCTCTTTTAGTTGTGAGAGAACATCTTCCATCTGGAAATACATGTATGAGAATCAACATTGATGCTACAAAGATTGGCAACATTGCAAGATTCATAAACCATTCTTGTGATGGTGGGAATCTTTCAACAGTTTTGGTAAGAAACTCAGGTGCTTTATTACCCCGAGTGTGCTTCTTTGCATCCAAAGATATATTAAAAGATCAAGAACTCACTTTCAGTTATGGAGATTCGGGTTTGAATCCAAATGGGTCAAAGTGTTTTTGTGGCACCAGTTGTTGCACTGGAATCATGCCTTCTGAACATACATGA
- the LOC111914903 gene encoding histone-lysine N-methyltransferase SUVR3 isoform X2, whose protein sequence is MGFFLGLNCVSKAAMSPFIGKKTWCRKSMTNNNGKKPNRIVQLSDAAPYVLPYLYPAELSAISLTCKTLHLLAKSVTAVRSSDACRNSEKLPIPFVNSAVDNHPYAYFIYTPTQVLSFSDDPPRQPWGLYPLQRRDLGLILPPTLEDGARCECERCGNDSAGCPCPCSRQNFSGLRWECGSGCICDLECSNRVSQRGISIRLKIVRSPGKGWGLHAGQFIRSGEFICEYAGELLTTKEARKRQEIYDKLKSTNKHTSALLVVREHLPSGNTCMRINIDATKIGNIARFINHSCDGGNLSTVLLWRFGFESKWVKVFLWHQLLHWNHAF, encoded by the exons ATGGGCTTCTTTCTAGGGTTAAACTGTGTAAGCAAAGCTGCAATGTCTCCTTTTATAGGAAAAAAAACCTGGTGTCGTAAATCAATGACCAACAACAATGGAAAAAAACCGAACAGGATTGTGCAACTATCCGATGCCGCTCCTTATGTCCTCCCATACCTATATCCGGCAGAGCTATCCGCCATCTCGCTAACCTGCAAGACACTACATCTCTTAGCCAAATCCGTTACCGCCGTCCGTTCATCCGACGCCTGTAGGAACTCCGAGAAGCTCCCCATTCCTTTCGTTAACTCCGCCGTGGACAATCATCCATATGCCTACTTCATCTATACTCCGACTCAAGTCCTAAGTTTCTCCGACGACCCACCCCGCCAGCCATGGGGTTTGTATCCTCTCCAACGACGAGACCTAGGTTTGATTCTTCCTCCGACGCTGGAGGATGGTGCTAGGTGTGAATGCGAGAGATGCGGTAACGATTCGGCGGGGTGTCCGTGTCCGTGCTCCAGGCAGAACTTTTCCGGGTTGAGATGGGAATGCGGGTCGGGTTGCATTTGCGATTTGGAATGTTCTAACCGAGTGTCTCAGAGAGGTATATCGATCCGATTGAAGATCGTTAGAAGTCCGGGGAAAGGTTGGGGCTTACATGCGGGTCAGTTTATTCGAAGTGGAGAATTCATTTGCGAATATGCAG GTGAACTTTTGACAACAAAAGAAGCAAGAAAGCGTCAAGAAATATATGATAAACTCAAATCCACAAACAAACACACATCAGCTCTTTTAGTTGTGAGAGAACATCTTCCATCTGGAAATACATGTATGAGAATCAACATTGATGCTACAAAGATTGGCAACATTGCAAGATTCATAAACCATTCTTGTGATGGTGGGAATCTTTCAACAGTTTTG TTATGGAGATTCGGGTTTGAATCCAAATGGGTCAAAGTGTTTTTGTGGCACCAGTTGTTGCACTGGAATCATGCCTTCTGA
- the LOC111914904 gene encoding LOB domain-containing protein 20, translated as MADTHRDPPPPDTRRGAGKRTAAAAAPFEAATSEPGSIPNPPCGACKFLRRKCVNGCIFAPYFGSDQGAARFAAVHKVFGASNVSKLLTHIPVNRRQHAVVTISYEAQARLSDPVYGCVSTVLALQQQVAALQTELAMVQNQLINNRLIVANAIQNSQQQLEPMHHLSLLQPAYSNASSASNNILNMNSFDSSLNNLGDDHQSGTLSQSFNPLQLCQPCHDEEDDDEEESGDPLAFANQILQSR; from the exons ATGGCCGACACACATCGGGACCCACCACCACCAGACACTCGCCGAGGAGCCGGAAAACGAACCGCCGCCGCCGCCGCCCCATTTGAAGCAGCAACATCTGAACCAGGCTCAATCCCAAACCCTCCTTGTGGAGCATGCAAATTCTTAAGAAGAAAATGCGTCAACGGGTGCATCTTCGCACCCTACTTCGGGTCTGACCAGGGTGCAGCCCGTTTCGCAGCAGTGCATAAGGTGTTTGGCGCCAGCAACGTGTCCAAACTCCTTACGCACATTCCAGTGAACCGGCGGCAACATGCAGTCGTGACCATCTCTTACGAGGCCCAAGCCCGCTTGTCGGACCCGGTCTACGGTTGCGTCTCAACCGTCCTTGCTTTACAACAACAG GTGGCAGCGTTGCAGACTGAATTAGCAATGGTGCAAAACCAGCTGATAAACAATAGACTTATAGTGGCAAATGCGATTCAGAATTCACAACAGCAATTGGAACCCATGCATCATCTTTCATTGTTGCAGCCTGCGTATTCGAATGCTTCTTCTGCTTCGAATAATATACTTAACATGAACAGCTTTGATTCTAGCTTGAATAATCTTGGAGATGATCATCAGAGTGGAACACTTTCACAGAGTTTTAATCCTCTGCAACTATGTCAACCTTGtcatgatgaagaagatgatgatgaggaagaaAGTGGGGACCCTTTGGCCTTTGCCAATCAAATTCTCCAATCACGATga